One window of Chryseobacterium indologenes genomic DNA carries:
- a CDS encoding VOC family protein, whose amino-acid sequence MKIEHIAIWVKDLEKSRAFYQKYFGAVSNEKYHNSVKNFQSYFLSFDNGCRLEIMTKPDIRETENSYESQQYGIIHLAFSVDSKEKVDELTETLRKDGYTVAGEPRTTGDGYYESVILDPENNIIEIVA is encoded by the coding sequence ATGAAAATTGAGCATATCGCCATCTGGGTTAAAGACCTTGAAAAATCCAGAGCATTTTACCAGAAATATTTCGGAGCTGTTTCCAATGAAAAATACCACAATTCTGTCAAAAATTTTCAGTCGTACTTTTTAAGCTTTGATAATGGCTGCAGGCTTGAAATTATGACCAAACCAGATATCAGAGAAACCGAAAACTCCTACGAATCCCAACAGTATGGAATCATCCATCTTGCATTTTCAGTAGACAGCAAAGAAAAAGTAGATGAACTTACAGAGACGTTAAGAAAAGACGGATACACAGTGGCTGGAGAACCTCGTACCACCGGAGACGGTTATTATGAAAGTGTAATCCTTGACCCGGAAAACAATATCATTGAAATCGTAGCCTAA
- a CDS encoding AAA family ATPase: MNQNINQLNTVLTYVKETFVGKNDVVDLLGICLLARENAFLYGPPGTAKSAIVRTLAKTVKDGKNFEYLLTRFTEPNEIFGPFDIRKLKEGELLTNTEGMMPEASMVFLDEIFNANSAILNSLLMALNEKIFKRGKETKHLPALMFVGASNVLPEDEALNALFDRFLVRINVDYVKPELLQQVLLAGRKLENQEEADIPEIHADEIRQLQNLCRTIDLKPIYEVYLNTIMSLRNTGIAISDRRAVKLQNLIAASALICGRKEAVLSDLWVLKHIWDTEEQIEILEGIINRTIEKDDHPDSHPQAMHNKTPNPEEVMKDVTILVEKWNGGMLSFEEQNVIKDKLRYLQTRCDWIRNPEQKQYIQQEIESLWQKILQSV; encoded by the coding sequence ATGAATCAGAATATCAATCAACTCAATACAGTCCTTACCTACGTAAAAGAAACCTTTGTAGGTAAAAATGATGTCGTAGATCTGTTGGGAATCTGCCTTTTGGCAAGAGAAAATGCTTTTTTGTACGGCCCTCCGGGGACTGCAAAATCGGCGATTGTCAGAACGTTGGCGAAAACCGTAAAAGATGGAAAAAACTTTGAATATTTATTAACCCGCTTTACAGAACCGAACGAAATTTTCGGACCTTTTGATATCAGAAAACTGAAAGAAGGTGAACTTCTGACCAATACGGAAGGAATGATGCCTGAAGCTTCCATGGTTTTTCTGGATGAAATTTTCAATGCCAATTCTGCCATTCTGAATTCCCTTTTGATGGCACTTAACGAGAAGATTTTTAAAAGGGGAAAAGAAACAAAACACTTACCTGCACTGATGTTTGTGGGGGCAAGTAACGTTCTTCCCGAAGATGAAGCATTGAACGCATTGTTTGACCGTTTTCTGGTGAGAATCAATGTAGATTATGTAAAACCTGAACTGTTACAACAGGTGCTTTTAGCCGGAAGAAAACTGGAGAATCAGGAAGAAGCGGATATTCCGGAAATCCATGCCGATGAGATCAGGCAGCTTCAGAACCTGTGTAGAACCATAGACCTTAAACCAATCTATGAAGTTTATCTCAATACTATTATGAGCCTTCGGAATACAGGAATTGCCATTTCAGACCGTAGAGCCGTAAAGCTTCAGAACCTGATTGCTGCAAGTGCCCTGATCTGTGGAAGAAAAGAAGCCGTGCTTTCTGACCTTTGGGTATTGAAGCATATCTGGGATACCGAAGAGCAGATTGAAATTCTGGAGGGAATTATCAACAGGACCATAGAGAAAGACGATCATCCGGATTCCCATCCACAGGCGATGCACAACAAAACTCCCAATCCCGAGGAGGTCATGAAAGATGTGACAATTCTTGTGGAAAAATGGAATGGCGGAATGCTGAGCTTTGAAGAACAGAATGTAATAAAAGATAAACTGAGATACCTGCAGACCCGTTGCGACTGGATCAGAAATCCGGAACAGAAACAGTATATCCAGCAAGAAATTGAAAGCTTATGGCAGAAGATCCTTCAAAGCGTTTAA
- a CDS encoding APC family permease yields MELRIKPFPKNNYPKKGLLIRGSSPVVWLQEMETLGINLSQVKSYAIPANSPNVLYGCFLVFNDYAPQEIGRNAYFQCVDNRLFIPENTTFYPKINPEDWARLDSRFLIMHPEFGFVKLSEEIDWISLIQLPGIIDENIRKPLNGVSIPQKIESYTVEIDDEKVMEELQPKQTEEEWMNHLPFDLKKVMAGNKKEIEKYLQYIEKYPERAVELGVSLDVMGTSRGDGFGKFTWLEGLFGGSSGGKTESAGTKNFRRIFWAVIIVAIVLKIALPSDKNNTEQEENAVSGKMANNTVKEPSDMIAFQSGTSEIDLKIDSIYHQERKELSKELIHAGIIESKTKEDKENYKKAGGREVSEIGRDIGKLVNKEKQSRDSLKTIYTQKITKHLEQKSEKLERKISDSLKQYTNGKPVNGEVVKFLLKKKKALIADSLGKLYGTLDIVDPSSASIDKSKVKAVGTEGTALEKKAPVSDIMYMVILMIAGVGLYLFLFKNKSLNLGGDNVPAWVKFILISILVAMLVYLFYPLVKMFGYNWFVWVLVICVMLLLYRLFREDKTILKSDDDE; encoded by the coding sequence ATGGAGCTTAGAATAAAACCTTTCCCGAAAAATAACTATCCCAAAAAAGGTCTCTTAATCAGAGGTTCTTCACCTGTGGTATGGCTTCAGGAAATGGAAACGCTTGGCATTAATTTAAGCCAGGTAAAATCTTATGCAATTCCTGCCAACAGTCCGAATGTGCTGTATGGTTGTTTCCTTGTTTTTAATGATTATGCTCCGCAGGAAATAGGTAGAAATGCTTACTTTCAATGTGTTGATAACAGACTTTTCATTCCTGAAAACACTACTTTTTATCCTAAAATAAATCCGGAAGACTGGGCACGGCTTGATTCCCGTTTTCTGATTATGCATCCTGAATTCGGATTCGTAAAACTCTCTGAAGAAATCGACTGGATTTCATTAATTCAGCTGCCCGGTATTATAGACGAAAACATCAGAAAGCCATTGAACGGCGTTTCAATTCCTCAGAAAATTGAAAGCTATACCGTTGAAATAGATGATGAAAAAGTAATGGAAGAATTACAGCCAAAGCAAACCGAAGAAGAATGGATGAATCACCTTCCGTTTGATCTTAAAAAAGTAATGGCCGGAAATAAAAAGGAAATAGAAAAGTACTTACAGTATATTGAAAAATACCCTGAAAGAGCAGTGGAACTGGGCGTTTCGCTTGATGTAATGGGAACTTCCAGAGGTGACGGCTTTGGCAAATTTACCTGGCTGGAAGGATTATTTGGTGGAAGCTCCGGAGGGAAAACTGAAAGTGCAGGAACAAAAAACTTTCGCAGAATATTCTGGGCGGTAATTATTGTGGCTATAGTCTTAAAGATAGCATTACCTTCAGATAAAAATAATACTGAACAGGAAGAAAATGCAGTTTCTGGAAAAATGGCAAATAATACTGTAAAAGAACCTTCTGATATGATTGCTTTCCAGTCCGGGACCTCAGAAATTGATCTGAAGATCGACTCTATATATCATCAGGAGAGAAAAGAACTGTCCAAAGAACTTATTCATGCCGGGATCATAGAATCCAAAACAAAAGAAGACAAAGAAAATTATAAAAAAGCAGGTGGAAGAGAGGTGAGTGAAATAGGAAGAGATATCGGAAAGCTTGTGAATAAAGAAAAGCAAAGCCGGGATTCTCTTAAAACCATTTATACCCAAAAGATCACAAAGCACCTTGAACAAAAATCTGAAAAGCTGGAACGCAAAATTTCAGATTCCCTGAAGCAGTATACCAATGGAAAACCCGTAAATGGAGAAGTCGTAAAATTCCTGCTGAAAAAGAAAAAAGCTTTGATAGCTGATTCTTTGGGTAAACTTTACGGAACATTGGATATTGTAGACCCTTCTTCTGCTTCCATTGATAAATCCAAAGTGAAAGCAGTGGGGACGGAAGGAACTGCATTGGAGAAAAAAGCCCCTGTTTCAGATATTATGTATATGGTTATCCTGATGATTGCTGGTGTAGGGCTGTATTTGTTCTTATTTAAAAATAAATCATTAAACCTTGGCGGCGATAATGTACCTGCATGGGTGAAATTTATTTTAATATCAATCCTTGTGGCGATGCTGGTGTATTTATTTTATCCGTTGGTAAAAATGTTTGGCTACAACTGGTTTGTATGGGTTCTGGTGATTTGTGTGATGCTGCTCCTTTATCGCCTGTTCAGAGAAGATAAAACCATTTTAAAATCCGATGATGATGAATAA
- a CDS encoding penicillin-binding protein encodes MTIQRAHINAELFGSPSNKGLFGYDEMIWNEAKCADFGNYLL; translated from the coding sequence ATGACAATACAAAGAGCACATATCAATGCAGAACTATTCGGAAGTCCTTCTAATAAAGGATTATTTGGATATGATGAGATGATATGGAATGAGGCGAAATGTGCTGACTTTGGAAATTATTTACTGTAA
- a CDS encoding ribonuclease H-like YkuK family protein produces METQQQTWQNMNGKFFQNSITQLVEEAIIREQANGHRLKVCVGSDSHVYGDAINYATAVVFIREGKGAFTFIRKEREIQSISIKERMLNEVNKSVEIAYAICSVLDTYGVEMEVHADINTDPDFKSNVALKDAMGYILGMGYVFKAKPFAFASSNCADMMV; encoded by the coding sequence ATGGAAACGCAACAACAAACATGGCAGAATATGAACGGAAAATTTTTCCAAAACTCTATCACACAGCTGGTAGAAGAAGCCATTATCCGCGAACAGGCAAACGGACACCGTCTGAAAGTATGTGTGGGATCAGACTCTCATGTATACGGAGATGCCATCAATTATGCTACGGCAGTAGTATTTATTCGTGAGGGAAAAGGAGCGTTTACCTTTATTAGAAAAGAAAGAGAAATACAGAGTATCAGTATCAAAGAGCGAATGCTGAATGAGGTTAACAAATCCGTAGAAATTGCATACGCTATCTGCTCTGTGTTGGACACTTATGGTGTGGAAATGGAGGTACACGCAGACATTAATACCGACCCCGATTTTAAATCCAATGTAGCATTAAAAGATGCAATGGGATACATTCTGGGAATGGGATATGTGTTTAAAGCAAAACCTTTTGCCTTCGCAAGTTCCAACTGTGCTGATATGATGGTGTAA
- a CDS encoding cyclic-phosphate processing receiver domain-containing protein yields the protein MQKTKRLLFLDDIRYPVEAYHYTKQEIFLRNDWHIVRNYEQFVRRILEKGLPEMISFDHDLADEHYLKHDSQEFVEKTGYDCAKWLVEYCMDNYLDLPKFYSHSMNPVGKENILSLLKNFKKL from the coding sequence ATGCAAAAAACAAAAAGATTACTATTTCTGGATGATATAAGATATCCTGTTGAGGCGTATCATTACACCAAACAGGAGATTTTCCTCAGAAACGACTGGCATATCGTTCGGAATTACGAGCAGTTTGTCAGAAGGATTTTGGAAAAAGGACTTCCGGAAATGATTTCTTTTGACCATGACCTTGCCGATGAGCATTATCTCAAACATGATTCTCAGGAATTTGTTGAGAAAACAGGATACGACTGCGCCAAATGGCTGGTAGAATATTGTATGGACAATTATTTGGATCTTCCAAAATTCTATAGTCACTCCATGAATCCTGTAGGAAAGGAAAATATTCTTTCCCTTTTAAAAAACTTTAAAAAACTGTAA
- a CDS encoding DinB family protein — MDIFRYIQDIKTHLKLTFDEVDGWFKKDKETLNHQPSNGGWTVQQILEHIYLTNFYLLILIEKGSKKAMKNSLNLDLESEMKNYSFDKKKFDRVGEHGAFEWIRPEHMEPKGEVGPDAIRSLISQQYLQCLHYLEVMKNGEGLLYKTTMTVNELGKINVYEYIYFLSLHAQRHVTQMKKNELDV; from the coding sequence ATGGACATTTTTAGATATATTCAGGATATAAAAACACACCTGAAACTCACATTTGATGAGGTAGACGGATGGTTTAAAAAAGATAAAGAAACGTTGAATCATCAGCCTTCCAACGGAGGCTGGACGGTTCAGCAGATTTTAGAACACATTTATCTTACAAATTTTTACTTGCTGATCCTTATTGAAAAAGGCTCAAAAAAAGCAATGAAGAATTCTTTGAATCTTGATCTTGAATCTGAAATGAAAAATTACAGTTTCGATAAGAAAAAATTTGACAGAGTAGGTGAACATGGCGCTTTTGAATGGATAAGACCGGAACATATGGAACCGAAAGGAGAAGTAGGTCCGGATGCAATCAGAAGCTTAATAAGCCAGCAATATCTGCAATGTTTACATTATCTGGAAGTAATGAAAAATGGTGAAGGACTCTTGTATAAAACAACAATGACGGTGAATGAACTGGGGAAAATTAATGTATATGAATATATTTATTTTCTGTCACTTCATGCTCAGAGACACGTTACCCAGATGAAGAAAAATGAATTGGATGTTTAA
- a CDS encoding DUF5565 family protein, translating into MKKISTLFKKDINNLGRVIDEINPENNWVFDGEAIATQKFDGSACAVINGKLYKRYDAKKGKIAPEGAIACQEADFITGHHPHWLACDINKKEDKYFWEGFTALAELGKVEDGTYELIGEKVRGNPENIKGHLLVKHGNHILSLKSLDFEWIKNFLSDPENNMEGIVFHHIADNRMCKIRKSDFGVRRKEVKELIV; encoded by the coding sequence ATGAAAAAGATAAGTACATTATTCAAAAAAGATATAAATAATTTAGGAAGAGTTATTGACGAAATTAATCCTGAAAATAATTGGGTTTTTGACGGAGAAGCTATTGCTACACAAAAATTTGATGGTTCTGCATGTGCAGTGATCAACGGTAAATTATATAAAAGATACGATGCCAAGAAAGGAAAAATAGCTCCTGAAGGTGCAATTGCATGTCAGGAAGCCGATTTTATTACCGGTCACCATCCACATTGGTTAGCGTGTGATATTAATAAAAAAGAAGATAAATACTTTTGGGAAGGTTTCACTGCTTTAGCTGAATTAGGCAAGGTGGAAGATGGAACATACGAACTTATTGGTGAGAAAGTACGAGGAAATCCTGAAAATATTAAAGGTCATTTATTAGTAAAACATGGAAATCATATTCTCAGTTTAAAAAGTTTGGATTTTGAATGGATCAAAAACTTTTTAAGTGATCCTGAGAATAATATGGAAGGTATTGTTTTCCACCATATCGCTGATAATCGTATGTGTAAGATCAGGAAGTCTGATTTTGGTGTACGTAGAAAGGAAGTAAAAGAACTTATCGTTTAA
- a CDS encoding MBL fold metallo-hydrolase, with product MLQAEIKSLLKEDISILITIPNSGKHYLCDCGEASLLTVKEVQSISAVFISHTHIDHFSNFDGIFRHQIGSGEKVVICGPKNIHQQVEARLKSYTWNLIDEKAIEYEIREIVSEDEINIYTLRPPYWNLELVKTQNFLFEDEYVNVDFAILDHKTDSIAYLFKEKDSVTFNENASGFRKGKWISELKTAFENNAGDKEIEIEGNLYKTSELFHLLTRNAGYKLGVIMDHAADEGNYEKIRAVFGGADLVYIESFYKDTDQEFAKINYHSFASASGKIMNECKVKEAIPIHFSRRYTESDQEEIETAFYKAFRKN from the coding sequence ATGTTACAGGCAGAAATAAAAAGTCTTTTAAAAGAAGACATCAGTATATTGATTACAATTCCTAACTCAGGAAAGCACTATTTGTGTGATTGCGGAGAAGCAAGTTTATTGACGGTGAAAGAAGTACAGTCTATATCAGCTGTATTCATTAGTCATACCCACATTGATCACTTTTCGAATTTCGATGGAATTTTCAGACATCAGATCGGAAGCGGAGAAAAAGTGGTGATTTGTGGACCAAAAAATATTCATCAGCAGGTTGAAGCAAGGTTGAAATCTTACACCTGGAACCTGATTGATGAAAAAGCCATTGAATATGAAATTCGTGAAATTGTTTCAGAGGATGAAATTAATATTTATACCCTTCGTCCACCATACTGGAATCTTGAGTTGGTAAAGACTCAAAACTTCCTGTTTGAAGACGAATATGTCAACGTTGATTTTGCTATTCTGGATCACAAAACAGATTCTATTGCTTATTTATTTAAGGAAAAAGATTCGGTCACCTTTAATGAAAATGCTTCCGGTTTCAGAAAAGGAAAGTGGATCAGCGAACTGAAAACCGCTTTTGAAAATAATGCAGGAGATAAAGAAATTGAAATTGAAGGAAATCTTTACAAAACATCAGAACTTTTTCATCTGTTGACCCGGAATGCTGGTTATAAACTTGGTGTTATCATGGATCATGCGGCGGACGAAGGCAATTACGAAAAAATCAGAGCCGTATTTGGAGGTGCAGATCTAGTGTATATCGAAAGCTTTTATAAAGATACAGATCAGGAATTTGCAAAGATCAATTACCACAGTTTTGCTTCTGCATCAGGAAAAATTATGAATGAATGCAAGGTGAAAGAAGCCATTCCGATTCACTTTTCAAGAAGATATACGGAAAGTGATCAGGAAGAAATTGAAACTGCTTTTTATAAAGCGTTTCGTAAGAATTAA
- a CDS encoding metallophosphoesterase family protein, with protein sequence MKPNIFFTADHHFGHENIIKFSERPFESLDHMNEELIKRWNEKIQPGDTVYHLGDMSLGKPDFTKEILDRLNGNIHLIKGNHEGAALTYPKRFASIRDYHELKIDEIDNSNGKQKIILFHYAMRTWNGSHRGVWQLYGHSHGTLPDDEMALSFDVGVDCHNFYPVSYEEVKEIMKRKKWTPPFAPRN encoded by the coding sequence ATGAAACCCAATATATTTTTTACAGCAGACCATCATTTTGGTCATGAAAATATTATAAAATTTTCAGAAAGACCTTTTGAGTCTCTGGACCATATGAATGAAGAACTCATTAAAAGATGGAACGAAAAGATTCAACCCGGTGACACGGTCTATCATTTAGGAGACATGAGTTTAGGAAAGCCTGATTTCACAAAAGAAATTTTAGACAGATTAAATGGTAATATCCATCTGATAAAAGGTAACCACGAAGGAGCTGCTTTAACTTATCCCAAACGTTTTGCTTCCATCAGAGATTATCACGAACTGAAAATTGATGAAATAGATAACAGCAACGGAAAACAGAAAATCATTCTTTTCCACTACGCCATGCGTACCTGGAATGGCTCGCACCGCGGTGTCTGGCAGTTATACGGGCATTCGCACGGAACATTGCCAGATGATGAAATGGCACTGAGTTTTGACGTAGGGGTAGACTGCCACAATTTTTATCCGGTTTCCTACGAGGAAGTCAAAGAAATTATGAAAAGGAAAAAATGGACACCACCATTTGCTCCAAGAAATTAA
- a CDS encoding 3'-5' exonuclease has product MKTTENILIVDLEATCWENRPPRGQESEIIEIGVCIMNAKTGKISKNEGILIKPQYSKVSPFCTELTTLTQNMLDNEGIMLDDAFDILRAEYDSEELTWASYGNYDLNMLQNQARRFYTDYPMSDDHINVKTLFGEIHPTIRKSVGMNRALGELGLTLEGTHHRGVDDAKNIAKILHWCLKNY; this is encoded by the coding sequence GTGAAAACAACAGAAAATATATTAATAGTAGACCTCGAAGCAACATGTTGGGAAAACCGACCGCCAAGAGGTCAGGAGAGCGAGATCATCGAGATCGGGGTATGCATCATGAATGCAAAAACCGGTAAGATCTCCAAAAATGAGGGGATTTTAATAAAACCCCAATATTCAAAAGTAAGTCCGTTTTGTACAGAGCTTACCACCCTTACCCAAAATATGCTGGATAATGAAGGAATCATGTTGGATGATGCATTCGATATCCTGAGAGCAGAATATGATTCAGAAGAACTGACGTGGGCCAGCTACGGAAACTACGATCTGAATATGCTTCAGAATCAGGCAAGAAGATTCTACACAGATTATCCGATGAGTGATGACCACATCAATGTGAAGACATTATTTGGTGAAATTCATCCTACCATCAGAAAAAGTGTCGGGATGAACAGAGCTTTGGGTGAGTTGGGACTTACACTGGAAGGTACACACCACAGAGGAGTGGATGATGCCAAAAACATTGCAAAGATTCTGCATTGGTGCCTGAAAAATTATTAA
- a CDS encoding alpha/beta fold hydrolase translates to MKTIRVKDIDICYEIFGEGNSQNLVLISGLGSQMIRWDKEFCGLLVKRGFKVIRFDNRDSGSSVFNTEKEIPSGKGIEETFATLSKEGIPYSLMDMANDVIGLLDYLKIEKAHIAGRSMGGIIAQLLGSYYPERILSLTIIMSTSLNPILPKPDPEVMAMMTKVSADPFLHREEYFREKFHFAEKISGSKYLFDPNQEKVLLEEELHRSRTKNGIIRQLMAMGSFQYDPSMLKKITATALIIHGTDDLIFHPDCGKDIADSIPDSEFVLIEGMGHSIPMELYDFIIDKISDLGK, encoded by the coding sequence ATGAAAACAATCCGCGTAAAAGATATAGACATATGCTACGAAATTTTTGGTGAAGGAAATTCCCAAAATTTAGTTCTGATCTCCGGATTAGGAAGTCAGATGATCCGTTGGGATAAGGAGTTTTGTGGTCTTCTGGTGAAAAGAGGCTTCAAAGTGATTCGTTTTGATAACAGGGATTCAGGGAGTTCTGTTTTTAATACAGAAAAGGAAATTCCTTCTGGTAAAGGAATTGAAGAAACCTTTGCTACCTTGAGTAAGGAAGGCATCCCCTATTCATTAATGGATATGGCGAATGATGTAATTGGTTTACTGGATTATTTAAAGATTGAAAAAGCCCATATTGCAGGACGTTCCATGGGAGGAATTATTGCACAGCTTTTGGGTTCATATTATCCGGAAAGGATTTTATCATTGACGATCATCATGTCTACCTCTTTGAATCCTATTCTTCCTAAACCAGATCCTGAAGTAATGGCTATGATGACAAAGGTATCTGCGGATCCTTTTCTTCATAGAGAAGAGTATTTCAGGGAAAAGTTCCATTTTGCAGAAAAAATATCAGGTTCAAAATATCTGTTTGATCCGAATCAGGAAAAGGTTTTGCTTGAAGAAGAGCTTCATCGTTCCAGAACAAAAAATGGCATCATTCGGCAGCTTATGGCAATGGGTTCGTTTCAGTATGATCCTAGCATGTTGAAAAAAATAACTGCTACGGCTTTGATTATTCATGGAACAGATGATCTGATCTTTCACCCTGACTGTGGAAAAGATATTGCAGATTCAATTCCAGATTCTGAGTTTGTCCTCATTGAGGGAATGGGGCATTCTATACCGATGGAACTTTATGATTTTATTATTGACAAGATATCTGATTTAGGAAAATAA
- a CDS encoding GIY-YIG nuclease family protein encodes MKNTLKKQLREKAKNHKTTMGVLAVTNTLNGKKFIQASLNLEALVNKMKFLLNGGTFSHAQLQKEWTESGSDVFTFEFAMIVPDQNNEYINYRQEIQKAEQKVISESNLELY; translated from the coding sequence ATGAAGAATACATTAAAAAAACAGCTTAGGGAAAAGGCAAAGAATCACAAAACAACAATGGGAGTTCTTGCTGTTACCAATACCTTGAATGGGAAAAAGTTTATACAGGCTTCTTTAAATCTTGAAGCGCTGGTGAATAAGATGAAGTTCCTTTTAAACGGTGGAACGTTTAGCCATGCACAATTACAGAAGGAATGGACTGAATCCGGAAGTGATGTCTTTACTTTTGAATTTGCCATGATTGTCCCTGATCAGAATAATGAGTATATCAACTATCGTCAGGAGATACAGAAAGCTGAGCAGAAAGTAATCTCAGAAAGTAATCTGGAATTATATTAA
- a CDS encoding MarR family winged helix-turn-helix transcriptional regulator — protein sequence MISTELLFLININKLQSVISRKFDSLSVHGLGFNDFVILYILNSSSGSRMRRIDLAEKIGLTASGVTRLLNPLEKIGLVTRETNERDARVSYVVITPSGKKIFEEAKLSAEHLTKDIIPSKRGKSLKTVTEFLFDLGGNIQ from the coding sequence ATGATAAGCACTGAATTATTATTTTTAATAAACATCAATAAACTGCAGTCTGTAATTTCCAGAAAATTTGACTCCCTGAGTGTTCATGGTCTGGGATTCAATGACTTTGTTATTCTTTACATTCTGAATTCTTCTTCTGGAAGCAGGATGCGAAGAATAGACCTTGCTGAAAAAATAGGTCTTACGGCGTCAGGAGTAACACGATTACTGAACCCACTGGAAAAAATAGGATTGGTAACAAGAGAAACCAATGAAAGAGATGCTCGTGTAAGCTATGTGGTCATTACACCTAGTGGTAAAAAGATATTTGAAGAGGCTAAATTAAGTGCAGAGCATCTTACCAAAGATATTATTCCTTCTAAAAGGGGCAAATCTTTAAAAACGGTAACCGAATTTCTATTTGATTTAGGAGGAAATATACAATAA